From Bifidobacterium longum subsp. longum JCM 1217, one genomic window encodes:
- a CDS encoding (deoxy)nucleoside triphosphate pyrophosphohydrolase: MDPERKIINVVGAAIVTNGTVLCAQRGPGKSLAGYWEFPGGKIEPHETARQALHREIEEELLCEVEVAEEVCTSEYAYDFGTVRLTTFVCHLIAGTPHLTEHTDIRWLNPADMPTLNWAPVDREAVAIIASKQLTLR; this comes from the coding sequence ATGGATCCGGAACGCAAAATCATTAACGTCGTGGGAGCCGCAATCGTCACCAACGGCACCGTACTATGTGCACAACGCGGTCCGGGGAAGTCGTTGGCCGGATACTGGGAATTCCCCGGCGGCAAAATCGAACCTCATGAAACAGCGCGGCAGGCTTTACACCGCGAAATCGAAGAAGAGCTGTTATGCGAAGTTGAAGTCGCGGAAGAAGTGTGCACCAGCGAATACGCCTACGACTTTGGGACCGTACGGCTCACTACATTCGTCTGTCACCTCATCGCCGGCACACCGCATCTCACCGAGCATACTGATATCCGATGGCTGAATCCTGCCGATATGCCGACATTGAACTGGGCTCCGGTAGATCGCGAAGCAGTCGCGATTATCGCCAGCAAACAGCTGACGCTCCGATGA
- a CDS encoding putative heavy metal-binding protein produces the protein MILVTTTPSVDGYTITNYQGIVFGEVVSGVNMFKDLGAGLRNMFGGRSQGYEEELMRARNEAIAEMQQRAEAMGAHAVVGVDIDYEVLGADNGMLMVTASGTAVQIARTA, from the coding sequence ATGATTCTCGTCACCACCACCCCGTCCGTCGACGGATACACCATCACCAACTACCAGGGCATCGTCTTCGGCGAAGTGGTATCCGGTGTGAACATGTTCAAGGATCTTGGCGCGGGCCTGCGCAACATGTTCGGCGGCCGCAGCCAGGGCTATGAGGAGGAGCTGATGCGCGCCCGCAACGAGGCCATCGCCGAGATGCAGCAGCGCGCGGAGGCGATGGGGGCGCACGCCGTGGTCGGCGTGGACATCGACTACGAGGTGCTCGGCGCCGACAACGGCATGCTGATGGTCACCGCGTCCGGCACCGCCGTGCAGATCGCGCGTACGGCCTGA
- a CDS encoding GNAT family N-acetyltransferase, with product MTIRIEAYDRLPDAARAIREQVFIRERDWRPEFDEWDAASAHLLAFDSVDSPDRPGPSAQSASPIQSGQPDQPGRYIIARLAVLPEAQGRHIGSRLLADAERRIAQAGGAMAAVHSENDHYKFYEQRGYRLTDEVYEGGRHGWLVKDLILGSEN from the coding sequence ATGACCATACGAATCGAAGCATACGACCGGCTGCCCGACGCGGCCCGCGCCATACGCGAGCAGGTGTTCATCCGCGAACGCGACTGGCGGCCGGAATTCGATGAATGGGATGCCGCGTCCGCGCATCTGCTGGCGTTCGATTCGGTCGATTCGCCCGATCGCCCCGGCCCGTCCGCGCAATCGGCCTCGCCTATTCAGTCCGGCCAGCCCGACCAACCCGGGCGATACATCATCGCGCGACTGGCGGTGCTGCCCGAGGCGCAAGGCAGGCACATCGGCTCGCGGCTGCTGGCCGACGCCGAACGCCGCATCGCGCAAGCCGGCGGAGCCATGGCCGCCGTGCACTCGGAAAACGACCACTACAAGTTCTACGAACAGCGCGGCTACCGGCTCACTGACGAGGTCTATGAAGGCGGTCGTCACGGCTGGCTGGTCAAGGACTTGATTCTTGGCTCCGAGAATTAA
- the trhA gene encoding PAQR family membrane homeostasis protein TrhA: MSVSISTPSGRTMASAATVAPSATASQKSSASANPTALDRASARYRAAQSRYRQAKAALKAIKRQIVPVDAFGNRKPRLRGWLHLATLPLCIAASIVLICIAPAGSVKAACAVYGASAMLLFGNSALLHVVPWRSAKVTRVLCGIDYSNIFLIIAGTNTPVLFALSPAIRRPYLTVIWVTAAIGTILHIVWLRTPNWVFTTVYVVLGLAPVTLIPQLWTAPAVGPAATILIACGGAAYIAGAVCFALRKPNPVLGWFEFHEVFHLGTVIGYACHVVAIYLIVCAL; the protein is encoded by the coding sequence ATGAGCGTTTCCATCAGCACGCCATCTGGACGAACCATGGCTTCCGCCGCAACAGTTGCGCCTTCCGCAACCGCGAGTCAAAAATCCAGCGCAAGCGCCAACCCCACCGCACTGGACCGTGCATCGGCCCGATACAGGGCCGCGCAATCGCGCTACCGCCAAGCCAAGGCCGCACTGAAGGCGATCAAGCGCCAGATCGTCCCCGTGGATGCATTCGGCAATCGCAAGCCGCGACTGCGCGGATGGCTTCACCTCGCCACCCTGCCGCTGTGCATCGCGGCGTCCATCGTACTCATCTGCATCGCGCCGGCCGGCTCGGTCAAAGCGGCCTGCGCAGTGTACGGTGCCTCGGCCATGCTGCTGTTCGGCAACAGCGCGCTGCTGCACGTCGTGCCGTGGCGCAGCGCGAAGGTGACTCGCGTACTGTGCGGCATCGATTATTCGAACATCTTCCTCATCATCGCCGGCACCAACACACCCGTGCTGTTCGCGCTCAGCCCGGCGATTCGCCGGCCATATCTCACGGTGATTTGGGTGACCGCGGCGATCGGCACGATACTGCATATCGTCTGGCTGCGCACCCCGAACTGGGTGTTCACCACTGTGTATGTTGTGCTGGGATTGGCGCCGGTGACGCTTATTCCGCAGCTATGGACGGCTCCCGCAGTGGGTCCGGCTGCGACCATACTCATCGCATGCGGAGGCGCCGCGTATATCGCCGGCGCTGTATGCTTCGCGCTGCGCAAGCCGAACCCCGTTCTCGGCTGGTTCGAGTTCCACGAGGTGTTTCACTTGGGCACGGTCATCGGGTACGCCTGCCACGTCGTGGCGATTTATCTGATTGTCTGCGCGCTGTAG
- the tgt gene encoding tRNA guanosine(34) transglycosylase Tgt, with the protein MTISLLEHPLGAQPGQPGDRSAFHFETITRLPSTASGLGRDGARYGRTGIIHTPHGDIRTPAFVPVGTQAAMKAVLPEQMKDLGAQCLLANAFHLFERPGEDVLDAAGGLARFMNWDGPTFTDSGGFQVMSLGVGFKKTLAMDVTGMKSDDIIAKGKERMAWVDEDGVTFKSPLNGDAHRFSAEISMGIQHKIGADIMFAFDELTTLMNTRSYQEDSVERTFRWARRCVDEHQRLTAERLGKPYQALYGVVQGANYEDLRRRAASQIASLDFDGVGIGGAIEKRVIGDTCAWICDAMPESRPRHVLGIASVDDIFACVENGGDTFDCVAPARCARNGAIYTRAGRYNIKRAQHKFDFGPLEEGCDCYTCRHYSRAYVDHLLRAREFNGFTLATIHNEHFFVKLLDDIRASIDGGYFDEFRDEALAHFYGNGERRPGL; encoded by the coding sequence ATGACGATCAGCCTTCTTGAACATCCGTTGGGCGCACAGCCCGGACAGCCCGGCGACCGCAGCGCCTTCCATTTCGAAACGATCACCCGCCTGCCATCCACGGCCAGCGGGCTTGGGCGAGACGGTGCCCGATACGGCCGCACCGGCATCATTCACACGCCCCACGGCGATATTCGCACGCCTGCCTTCGTGCCGGTGGGCACGCAAGCCGCGATGAAGGCCGTGTTGCCCGAGCAGATGAAGGATCTAGGCGCACAGTGCCTGCTGGCCAACGCCTTCCACCTGTTCGAGCGCCCGGGCGAGGACGTGCTGGACGCGGCCGGCGGCTTGGCGCGTTTCATGAACTGGGATGGGCCCACGTTCACCGATTCTGGCGGTTTCCAAGTGATGTCGCTGGGCGTCGGCTTCAAGAAGACGCTGGCAATGGACGTGACCGGCATGAAGTCGGACGACATCATCGCCAAGGGCAAGGAGCGCATGGCCTGGGTGGATGAGGACGGCGTGACGTTCAAGTCGCCTTTGAATGGTGACGCACATCGTTTCTCCGCTGAGATTTCGATGGGCATCCAGCACAAAATCGGCGCAGACATCATGTTCGCGTTCGACGAACTCACCACGCTGATGAACACCCGCTCCTACCAGGAGGACTCGGTGGAGCGCACCTTCCGCTGGGCCCGCCGATGCGTGGACGAGCACCAGCGGCTGACGGCTGAGCGGCTGGGCAAGCCCTATCAGGCCTTGTATGGCGTGGTGCAGGGCGCGAATTACGAGGATCTGCGCCGACGTGCGGCCTCGCAAATCGCCTCTCTGGACTTCGACGGCGTGGGAATCGGCGGCGCGATCGAGAAACGCGTCATCGGCGACACTTGCGCCTGGATCTGCGACGCGATGCCGGAGAGCCGGCCGCGCCATGTGCTGGGCATCGCCTCCGTGGACGATATCTTCGCGTGCGTGGAGAACGGCGGCGACACCTTCGACTGCGTGGCCCCCGCGCGCTGCGCCCGCAACGGCGCGATCTACACGCGCGCCGGCCGGTACAACATCAAGCGCGCCCAGCACAAGTTCGATTTCGGGCCGCTGGAGGAAGGGTGCGACTGCTACACGTGCCGTCACTACTCGCGCGCATACGTCGACCACCTGCTTCGCGCACGCGAATTCAACGGCTTCACGTTGGCCACGATTCACAACGAGCATTTCTTCGTGAAGCTGCTGGACGACATCCGCGCCTCGATCGACGGCGGATACTTTGATGAGTTCCGCGACGAAGCGTTGGCCCACTTCTACGGCAACGGCGAGCGCCGGCCAGGGTTGTGA
- a CDS encoding S1C family serine protease has protein sequence MADEFNPQGVDQTPRNNENPNSTADTGNAEPKNPFVGGDSVDAGNASDSSEQQAPVSSAALAADQQPTQAATDTAATEPIPDYASAKGESTVVSSSPASPAAPAADQTSATTPLYRPAPEYGAYGPTPTQAQGQQGGQAGNNAQPTQQFPFGQPAQQTPQGQQGNRNPYYTNNPQPQGNGNPFNPPTQPQQNNGNPFASQSGQNGQNGQQPQQGGLFGFGVPGTGTPNGQGPTQPGQPGQPGQPGPAKQGMSKTASNILIAVVAAVLAAALCLGLGYGALTSGLITLPTSNSLTNVSSNKSGSGSATAKSGEAPDWQTVASDVSGSVVSIQTALSNGTAKGSGAIIDTEGHIITNNHVISGAQQIQVTLANGNMYSATLVGTDATTDLAVIKLDNPPSDLKAVEFADSDKLAVGENVMAIGNPLGYDDTATTGIVSALNRPVTVTDDNNNEIVTNAVQIDAAINPGNSGGPTFNAAGQVIGINSSIASTATSSDSAGSIGIGFAIPSNLVKRVADEIIKDGKVKHVALGVVIKSDTVEADGVTRGGATITKSSATGSAVVSGGPADKAGLKEGDTIVAFNGNAVNNNYSLLGYVRAAALGDKVTLTIVRDGKTMNVDVTLDQEESSVNGSSGSDSNGNSQNNQNNQNGNGQNGYGNGNGNSDGGTGDGGGFSDPFGLW, from the coding sequence ATGGCTGACGAATTTAACCCGCAGGGCGTCGACCAGACCCCGCGGAATAACGAAAACCCCAATAGTACTGCCGATACCGGCAACGCCGAGCCGAAGAACCCGTTTGTGGGTGGCGACTCGGTTGATGCCGGCAACGCCAGCGATTCCAGCGAGCAGCAAGCCCCGGTTTCCTCGGCCGCCCTCGCTGCCGATCAGCAGCCTACGCAAGCCGCTACCGACACTGCCGCCACCGAGCCCATCCCGGACTACGCCTCCGCCAAGGGCGAGAGCACGGTGGTCTCCTCCTCGCCGGCTTCTCCGGCAGCGCCGGCCGCAGACCAGACCTCGGCCACAACTCCGCTGTACCGCCCGGCCCCGGAATACGGCGCTTATGGGCCGACCCCGACTCAGGCACAGGGCCAGCAGGGCGGCCAGGCCGGCAACAATGCCCAGCCCACGCAGCAATTCCCGTTCGGCCAGCCTGCACAGCAAACCCCACAGGGCCAGCAGGGCAACCGCAACCCCTACTACACCAATAACCCGCAGCCGCAGGGTAACGGCAATCCGTTCAATCCGCCCACGCAGCCGCAGCAGAACAACGGCAACCCGTTTGCCAGCCAGTCCGGTCAGAATGGCCAGAATGGCCAGCAGCCCCAGCAGGGCGGTCTGTTCGGTTTCGGCGTTCCCGGTACCGGTACGCCGAACGGTCAAGGTCCGACCCAGCCGGGACAGCCCGGTCAGCCCGGTCAGCCCGGCCCCGCCAAGCAGGGCATGTCCAAGACGGCGAGCAACATCCTCATCGCCGTGGTCGCCGCCGTTCTGGCTGCGGCCCTCTGCCTGGGCCTCGGCTACGGTGCCCTCACCAGCGGCCTGATCACCTTGCCGACCAGCAACTCGCTTACCAACGTCAGCTCGAATAAGTCCGGCTCCGGGTCCGCCACCGCCAAGAGCGGCGAAGCCCCCGACTGGCAGACTGTCGCCAGCGATGTCTCCGGCTCCGTGGTCTCCATCCAGACCGCGTTGAGCAACGGCACCGCCAAGGGCTCCGGTGCCATCATCGACACCGAAGGCCACATCATCACCAACAACCACGTGATCTCCGGTGCCCAGCAGATTCAGGTGACGCTTGCCAACGGCAACATGTATTCCGCCACGCTCGTCGGCACTGACGCCACCACCGATCTTGCGGTCATCAAGCTCGACAACCCGCCGAGCGACCTCAAGGCCGTGGAATTCGCCGATTCCGACAAGCTCGCCGTCGGCGAGAACGTGATGGCCATCGGCAACCCGCTCGGCTACGACGACACCGCCACCACCGGTATCGTCTCCGCCCTGAACCGCCCGGTGACCGTGACCGACGACAACAACAACGAGATCGTCACCAACGCCGTCCAGATCGACGCGGCCATCAACCCCGGCAACTCCGGCGGCCCGACCTTCAACGCGGCCGGCCAGGTGATCGGCATCAACTCCTCGATCGCCTCCACCGCCACCTCCTCCGACTCCGCCGGCTCCATCGGCATCGGCTTCGCCATCCCGTCCAACCTCGTCAAGCGTGTGGCCGACGAAATCATCAAGGACGGCAAGGTCAAGCACGTTGCCCTCGGCGTGGTCATCAAGTCCGACACGGTTGAAGCCGACGGCGTGACCCGCGGCGGCGCGACCATCACCAAGTCCAGCGCCACCGGCAGCGCGGTCGTCTCCGGCGGCCCGGCCGACAAGGCCGGCCTTAAGGAGGGCGACACCATCGTGGCCTTCAACGGCAACGCCGTGAACAACAACTACTCGCTGCTTGGTTACGTTCGTGCCGCGGCTTTGGGAGACAAGGTGACGCTGACCATCGTGCGCGACGGCAAGACCATGAATGTGGACGTGACGCTCGATCAGGAGGAGTCGTCGGTGAACGGTTCGTCCGGCTCCGATTCCAACGGCAACAGCCAGAATAACCAGAACAACCAGAACGGCAATGGCCAGAACGGTTACGGTAATGGCAATGGCAACAGCGATGGCGGCACCGGTGACGGCGGCGGCTTCTCCGACCCGTTCGGCCTGTGGTAA
- a CDS encoding heavy metal translocating P-type ATPase — protein MSRLIRFFTKILDICKLVPMLPVVVIAAIPLALLGDWRPWGNAMAIPVLGNPGFGQWLVIALVLVIVIDTVRGMIDDLRHGQVGVDVLAVVAILSTVAVAEYWASWAVTLMITSGEAIEEYAQAKAERSLTALMEAAPQTAHVVNLPGVGRGFAADKGDSSDGFRRVGSASAAAAAHRFDTVPVEQVQLGDVLMVLPGETVPVDGELLSGTATLDLSNINGEPVPREVFAGARVMSGAVNGSTALTMRATQVAADSQYQRILELVASAQESRPAVVKTADRLAVPFTVLSLVIAGVAWAVSGVPTRFAQVLVLATPCPLLIAAPVAYIAGTGRLAAAGVLIKAQDVLENLGRVTQVFFDKTGTLTVKQPQVVRVEMLPGAATRLNEDHVLMMAGAVESYSVHILSKGIAKAGAEALAGLRQRFEDGQRLCPEPEASWPGHGREYPVVKNINEDAGKGVSGEVNGHAVRVGRLSFAAAGEDGFLAVGEAVPSRSEDDLRTRFGLLQPDEMASYVSVDGQLIARIVLRDVPRANAKAVLAKLHELGVTELAMLTGDKRASANIIASEVGIDEVHAELFPEDKVAAVKAATGAGKTVTMMVGDGVNDAPVLAVADIGVAMTDGTSTAASESAQVVIMNDNIAAVPRAIAIARRTKRVMLQAVIAGLVLAAIGMIAAAFNLIPVVVGAFLQEAIDVVSILWALTALIDRD, from the coding sequence ATGAGCAGACTCATCAGATTCTTCACCAAAATTCTCGACATCTGCAAGCTTGTGCCGATGCTTCCGGTCGTCGTCATCGCCGCAATTCCGTTGGCTTTACTGGGCGATTGGCGTCCGTGGGGCAATGCGATGGCGATTCCGGTACTCGGCAATCCGGGTTTCGGCCAGTGGCTGGTTATCGCACTGGTGCTGGTTATTGTGATTGACACTGTGCGCGGCATGATTGACGATTTGCGTCATGGGCAGGTTGGAGTCGATGTGCTGGCCGTGGTCGCGATCCTCTCCACCGTGGCCGTCGCCGAATACTGGGCAAGTTGGGCGGTGACGCTGATGATCACGTCCGGCGAGGCCATTGAGGAATACGCCCAAGCCAAGGCCGAGCGCAGTCTGACCGCGCTTATGGAAGCCGCGCCGCAAACCGCGCACGTCGTCAACCTGCCTGGCGTGGGGCGTGGGTTTGCTGCCGATAAGGGCGATTCGTCCGATGGCTTCCGGCGCGTGGGCTCGGCATCGGCTGCCGCCGCCGCGCACCGCTTCGACACGGTGCCGGTCGAGCAGGTGCAGCTGGGCGACGTACTCATGGTGTTGCCGGGCGAAACTGTGCCGGTTGACGGCGAACTGCTGTCCGGCACGGCCACGCTCGACCTGAGCAATATCAACGGTGAGCCGGTGCCGCGTGAAGTGTTCGCCGGCGCCCGCGTGATGTCCGGCGCGGTGAACGGCTCGACTGCATTGACCATGCGCGCCACCCAGGTGGCCGCCGATTCGCAGTACCAGCGCATCCTCGAGCTCGTGGCCTCCGCGCAGGAGTCGCGCCCGGCCGTGGTAAAAACCGCCGACCGCTTGGCTGTGCCCTTTACCGTGCTCTCGCTGGTGATTGCCGGCGTCGCATGGGCGGTGTCCGGGGTGCCGACGCGATTCGCCCAGGTGCTGGTGCTGGCCACGCCCTGCCCGCTGCTCATCGCCGCACCGGTGGCATACATCGCCGGAACCGGACGCCTCGCCGCAGCCGGCGTGCTTATCAAAGCGCAGGACGTGCTGGAAAATCTCGGCCGCGTCACGCAGGTGTTCTTCGACAAAACCGGTACGCTCACCGTCAAGCAGCCGCAGGTGGTGCGCGTCGAGATGTTGCCCGGCGCTGCAACCCGTCTCAACGAAGACCATGTGCTGATGATGGCCGGCGCGGTGGAAAGCTACTCGGTGCACATCCTGTCCAAAGGTATCGCCAAGGCCGGCGCGGAGGCGCTGGCCGGACTGCGCCAGCGGTTCGAGGATGGTCAGCGCCTATGCCCCGAGCCGGAGGCCAGCTGGCCCGGCCATGGACGGGAGTATCCGGTCGTCAAGAACATCAATGAAGACGCCGGCAAAGGCGTTTCCGGCGAGGTGAACGGCCACGCGGTGCGCGTTGGCCGGCTGTCTTTCGCGGCCGCCGGGGAGGATGGATTCTTGGCGGTCGGCGAGGCTGTTCCCAGTCGGTCTGAGGATGACCTGCGCACACGATTTGGGCTGCTTCAGCCGGACGAAATGGCGTCGTATGTGTCTGTTGATGGTCAGCTGATCGCGCGCATTGTGCTGCGCGACGTACCGCGTGCCAACGCCAAGGCAGTGCTCGCCAAACTGCATGAGTTGGGCGTCACCGAGCTCGCCATGCTTACCGGTGACAAGCGGGCTTCCGCCAATATCATTGCCAGCGAAGTCGGCATTGACGAGGTTCACGCCGAACTGTTCCCGGAGGATAAGGTAGCCGCAGTCAAGGCCGCTACAGGAGCCGGCAAAACCGTCACGATGATGGTTGGTGACGGTGTGAATGATGCCCCGGTGCTCGCTGTTGCCGATATCGGCGTGGCCATGACCGATGGCACGTCCACCGCCGCTTCCGAAAGCGCTCAGGTGGTCATTATGAATGACAATATCGCCGCCGTGCCGCGCGCCATCGCCATTGCACGCCGCACCAAGCGCGTGATGCTTCAAGCCGTAATCGCGGGCCTTGTGCTTGCCGCCATCGGTATGATCGCCGCCGCGTTCAACCTCATTCCAGTGGTCGTCGGAGCCTTCCTCCAGGAAGCCATCGACGTGGTGAGCATCCTCTGGGCTCTCACTGCTCTGATTGATCGGGATTGA
- a CDS encoding LacI family DNA-binding transcriptional regulator, with protein sequence MSEGEEELNVGAVRLEEVASAANVSLSTASKALRGKPHVSEKTRIRVIDAAQRLGYSAAEAMASMARLSVRDSHGVQDFRVGIIGVDMKGVFSPTILIGAENAFQARSAAALLFNASGNEALFHSGIERMLVQGVSGLLIISRRTDPVPYYVDSPVPVVYAYGPSRDPDDCSVAQDNVESGCLAVRHLLSCGRTRIAIIAGDSEYSVAHERMRGALKALHDAGLQLVGEARFGSWEAEWGRAAARLLLNDGAAFDAVICQNDVLARGCIEELERSGCRVPQDVAVIGHDNSPDYVSYAHPLLTSIDDNNEMLGRQAALCLLDAIAGHPHHGVERVPVKLIQRESTLPLD encoded by the coding sequence ATGTCAGAGGGTGAGGAAGAGCTCAATGTGGGCGCAGTCCGTTTGGAGGAAGTGGCATCGGCGGCTAATGTATCGCTGTCCACTGCGTCCAAGGCCTTGCGTGGAAAGCCTCACGTCAGCGAGAAAACCCGTATTCGAGTGATTGATGCTGCGCAGAGGTTGGGCTATAGCGCTGCAGAAGCTATGGCATCGATGGCAAGGTTAAGCGTCAGGGATTCTCACGGCGTGCAGGATTTTCGCGTTGGCATCATTGGCGTTGATATGAAAGGCGTCTTTTCCCCGACCATTCTTATTGGAGCGGAGAATGCGTTTCAAGCGCGCTCAGCCGCAGCGCTGCTGTTCAATGCGTCAGGCAATGAGGCATTGTTCCACAGTGGTATTGAACGAATGTTGGTGCAAGGAGTGTCGGGACTGTTGATTATCAGCAGGCGTACGGATCCGGTGCCATACTACGTGGATTCTCCGGTACCTGTGGTCTACGCCTATGGCCCGTCCCGTGATCCCGATGATTGTTCCGTGGCACAAGACAATGTGGAATCAGGGTGTTTGGCCGTTCGCCACCTTCTTTCCTGCGGGCGCACTCGTATTGCGATTATTGCTGGCGACTCCGAGTACTCGGTTGCACATGAACGGATGCGGGGTGCGCTCAAGGCCTTGCATGATGCTGGATTACAGTTGGTTGGCGAAGCGCGGTTCGGTTCATGGGAAGCGGAATGGGGGCGCGCCGCTGCCCGTCTGCTGCTCAATGACGGTGCTGCATTCGACGCAGTGATATGCCAAAACGATGTGTTGGCTCGTGGCTGCATCGAGGAATTGGAACGTAGCGGATGTCGCGTGCCGCAAGACGTAGCGGTTATCGGGCACGACAACAGTCCGGATTATGTGTCGTACGCGCATCCGTTGCTTACTTCTATTGATGACAACAACGAAATGCTGGGGCGTCAAGCTGCCCTATGTCTACTGGATGCGATTGCGGGGCATCCTCACCATGGTGTGGAGCGTGTGCCGGTGAAGCTAATCCAACGCGAGTCAACGTTGCCGTTGGATTGA
- a CDS encoding Sec-independent protein translocase subunit TatA/TatB → MLFGISGTELMVILVITLVLVGPDKLPDYARKAGRFIHSMRVRGQALSEQSNIDVHGLVRDSGINDIRKGLDDATQDVNRLLPPIR, encoded by the coding sequence ATGTTGTTCGGCATTTCGGGCACGGAACTCATGGTGATTCTTGTCATCACTTTAGTGCTGGTAGGCCCCGACAAGCTGCCCGACTACGCACGCAAGGCCGGACGATTTATCCATAGCATGCGCGTACGCGGCCAAGCGTTGAGCGAACAAAGCAACATCGACGTTCACGGCCTTGTACGGGATTCCGGCATCAATGATATTCGCAAAGGTCTGGATGATGCCACGCAAGATGTAAACCGGCTGCTGCCGCCTATCCGGTGA